TTCACAACGAAGCAAAGGTAATCTAACCGTTAACCCAAAAAGTTTATAACCATTTAAAAAAGAAAAATATGTCAGTTTTAGTATATACAGAATCAGAAAACGGAAAATTAAAAAAAGCAGCATTAGAGTGTGTGTCTTACGCAAAAGCTATAGCAGATGAGATGGGAACTAGCGTAACGGCGGTTACTATTAATGCAGATGATGCTGATGCTTTAGGAAACTTTGGTGCATCTAAAGTATTGAATGTTAAAAATGATGCTCTAAGCACATTTAATGCAAAAAAGTATGCATCGGTTATTGCCGAAGCGGCGAAACAAGAAGGCGCAAAAGTAGCCATCGTAAGCTCAAGTGCAGATAGCAAGTATTTAGCTCCTCTTTTATCGGTAAGTTTAGAAGCAGGTTATGTATCTAACGTGGTAGAAAAGCCATCAAGCTTAGCTCCTTTTACTGTAAAGCGTACAGCTTTTACAAACAAAGCTTTTGCTAACACAGAAATTAGTACAGATGTAAAATTAATAGGTCTGTCAAACAACTCATTTGGTTTAGTAGAATCTGGGGGTTCTGCTTCAGTAGAAGAATTCTCACCAGCAGTTGCAGATTCAGAAGTTTCAGTAGAATCTGTTGATAAAGCCGTTGGAAAAGTAACTATCGCAGATGCAGATGTAGTGATATCTGGTGGTCGTGGATTAAAAGGCCCAGAAAATTGGGGATTAGTCGAAGACCTTGCTGAAGTTTTAGGTGCAGCAACTGCATGTTCTAAGCCAGTATCTGATTTAGGATGGCGTTCACATGGTGAGCACGTTGGTCAAACTGGTAAGCCTGTGGCGACCAATCTATACATTGCGATTGGTATTTCAGGAGCTATCCAACATTTAGCTGGTATTAGTGCTTCAAAAGTAAAAGTTGTCATAAATACAGACCCGGAAGCACCTTTCTTTAAGGCTGCAGATTATGGTATTGTTGGCGATGCGTTTGAAGTAGTTCCTGTATTGACAGAAAAACTAAAAGCTTTCAAAGCACAAAACGCTTAATAATTTTTTGAAATTATAGTGTAAAGAACCGTTTAGATTTGATTGGCAGTTGCTAAAGTCAAAATTTAAACGGTTCTTTGCGTTCAATAACACTTTGCAAAAAAGTCATATTTTTAGGTGTTAAAAGACGAAAGCATTCGGATGTAATTTCGAAATATTTAAACCTCGGTTATCGAGTAAATTATGAGTTTAGTACGTTTAAACATAAAGGGCATATCGTATAGCCAAACCCAAAATGGCGCTTATGCTTTAATATTAAATGAGGTTGATGGTGACCGAAAACTACCTATAGTTATAGGCGCTTTTGAAGCACAGTCTATTGCTATTGCTTTAGAAAAAGAGATTCGTCCTCCTCGACCATTGACTCACGATTTATTCAAAAATTTCTCAGACCGCTTTCAAATAATAGTTAAGCAAGTTATTATTCATAAACTTGTTGATGGTGTTTTTTATTCGAGTTTAATTTGCGAACGTGATAATATTGAAGAAATAATAGATGCACGAACAAGTGATGCTATTGCATTAGCGTTACGTTTTCAGGCTCCAATTTTTACTTACAAAAACATACTAGACAAAGCCGGAATTTATTTAAAAGTAAATCCTAATAAAGAAGAACAAGATGAAGATAGTATTTTAATGGACGAGCTTATTGCTGAAGAAATTGAAACCACTGCCTTTGGAGATGAAGATATTTATAAAGACAAATCGTTAGAAGAATTACATAAACTCTTAGACGAAGCTGTAAATGACGAAGATTATGAAGTTGCAGCAAAAATAAGAGACGAAATTTCTAAACGTTAATTCCACCATCAAAATGAAACATTTTTTATTAGCTGTTGCAGCTATTTTTTTTGGACTGAATATTAGTGCTCAAGAGCTAGAAAAAGAGTGGCAACTAAATACTGGAGAAACTTTTAAATTAAATGATGGAAGCTTCAATCACAATGATTTATCTGGTGATTACATTCGTCAAAACAACTTATTAGTTTTATATCATAACGATTCAATAAATACTGTTGAACGTTACAAAATCACAGAACTTACAGATTCTACATTAGTTTTCGGAAACAGTCTTAAGACTTTCAACCTAGAAAATATTCCTGAGAAACTTGAAATTAATAATAGTATCAACCCACAAGACGAAATAGTTCCAAGTCAAGGTTTTTCATTAAATAGTCTTTGGAGAGGTATTTTAGGAATGGTGACTCTACTGTTTATTGCCTTTTTATTTAGTAGCAATCGTAAAGCTATTAATTGGAAAACCATTGGTATCGGCTTGGCATTTCAACTAGTTATTGCAGTTGGTGTTTTAAAAGTAGAATTTGTAAAAACTGCCTTTGAATTCATAGGAAAAGGATTTATAGAAATCCTAAAATTTACTCAGGCTGGTAGTCAATTCCTATTTGGAGATATGCTTAATATTGATTCTTTTGGATACATATTTGCTTTTCAAGTACTACCAACAATAATATTCTTTTCTGCATTAACTTCAGTACTATTTTATCTTGGAATTATTCAAAAAGTAGTTAAGGGAATGGGATGGCTATTAACAAAAGTATTAGGTATTTCTGGCGCAGAAAGTCTAAGTGTTGCAGGTAATATTTTCTTAGGACAAACCGAAGCACCATTACTTATTAAGGCTTATTTAGAAAAAATGAATAAGTCAGAGATTCTACTTGTAATGATTGGTGGAATGGCTACAGTAGCTGGCGCTGTTTTAGCGGCTTACATTGGATTTTTAGGCGGCGATGATCCAGAGTTACAATTATTTTACGCTAAGCATTTATTAGCCGCATCTGTTATGGCTGCTCCAGGAGCAATTGTAATTTCAAAAATATTATTTCCACAAGTTGAAGAAATTAATACAGATGTTTCTGTTTCCCAAGAGAAAATTGGCTCTAATATTTTAGAATCTATCGCCAACGGAACTACTGAAGGTCTTAGGCTAGCAGTTAACGTCGGCGCTATGCTATTGGTATTTGTAGCTTTTATAGCAATGATAAACGGAATATTAGGTGGTATTGGAGAAATTACATCAATAAACGAATGGGTAGTTGCTAATACACCGTACCAAAGCCTATCATTAGAATTAATTTTGGGTTACACCTTCGCACCTCTAATGTGGTTAATAGGCATTGCTCAGGAAGATATGGCATTAATGGGACAACTTCTAGGAATTAAATTAGCAGCTAGCGAATTTGTAGGCTATATACAATTAGCTGATTTAAAAGATGTGACTAGTGCGACGCATTTAAAATATCAAAAATCTGTAATCATGGCAACTTACATGCTTTGTGGTTTTGCAAACTTTGCGTCTATAGGCATACAAATTGGTGGTATAGGTTCACTAGCACCAGGACAGCGTAAACAATTATCCAAATTTGGGATTAAGGCCTTAATTGGAGGTACAATTGCATCATTAATTTCTGCTACAATAGCTGGAATGATTATTGGCTAGTTTAGTTAATAACTTTTTATATCATTAAAAGTCTTAAACTTTATCGTTTAAGGCTTTTTTTTATTTTAGCTTTAGCGTCATACTGAACTCGTTTCAGTATCTCACCACAAGATTTTAGTTGAATTTAAAAAGATTTCCGTAATCACGGAAAATGAATATGAAGCAATACCACGACCTAGTAAAACACGTTTTAGCCGAAGGTAACCAAAAAGGAGATAGAACAGGAACAGGAACAAAAAGTGTTTTTGGATACCAAATGCGTTTTGATTTAAGTGAAGGTTTTCCAATGGTAACTACAAAAAAGTTACATCTTAAATCTATTATCTACGAATTGCTTTGGTTTTTAAAAGGTGATACAAACATTAATTATTTGACTGAAAATGGCGTTCGTATTTGGAACGATTGGGCTGACGAAAACGGTGACTTAGGTCCTGTTTATGGACACCAATGGCGCAACTGGAATGATGACGAAATAGACCAAATTAGAGATGTAATTAAGACTTTAAAAACTAGTCCAAATAGTCGTCGCATGATGGTATCTGCTTGGAATCCATCAGTAATGCCAGACACTTCAAAATCTTTTTCAGAAAATGTCGCTAATGGTAAAGCTGCGCTTCCGCCATGTCATGCATTTTTTCAGTTTTATGTCGCTGAAGGAAAATTATCTTGTCAATTATATCAACGTAGTGCAGACATATTTTTAGGTGTACCTTTTAATATTGCATCATACGCACTATTCACAATGATGATGGCTCAGGTTTGTGGTTATCAGCCAGGAGACTTTATTCATACTTTTGGTGATGCACATATTTATAATAACCATATGGAGCAGTTAGAATTACAACTGTCAAGAGACATAAGACCTTTACCAAAAATGATTTTGAATCCAGAAATTAAAGATATTTTTGAATTTGATTTCGAAGATTTCACATTAGTAGATTATAATCCTCATCCACATATCAAAGGAGTAGTTGCAGTATAGGTCATGAAGAACTTTTTAACTATTGTATTATTTTTTTAATTTCTTCAATCGGAAACGCTCAAAACAACGAGATTCCACTATTTAAAGATTGCGACTCCAAGGATAATGCATTAGCTTGTTCATATTTTAAAATCCATCAATTAATTTTATCAAAACTTAATCATCTAGATACTTCTTCAATTCAATTAGACAAAGAAGATGAATTAATAATTTCTACAGTACTAAATTTTGATAAAGAAGGTAAATTAAAAAGAAAAAATTCTGTTTTATATTCCTCTTTAATAAATGCAGATTCTGATTTCGAGGAAATTTTAAAATCGATTCCCGAGGTTTATCCAAAACTAAATAATAAAGGTGAACCAAAAGGACAATATTTCAGAAACACATTTTACTACAGATACTCAAATAATTCATTTGAGACGTGGAATAACACTAAAGCTAAAAAAGACGATTTTTTTATGCCAGAAAAAGTTCCTGTTTACAAAGGTTGTAAACCGAAATGGAGTAATAAAAAATTAAAGGATTGTATGTCACTAAAAATTGCACAATACATACTATCAGGATTTAATTCAAAAGAAGCTGTCAAGAAATCTGGACTCATATCAGGTGCTGATGTTACAATATTTGTATTTTTTAAAATAGACGAAACAGGAAAAGTATTTGATATAAAAGCCAAAGCTTCAAGAAAAGCTTTAGAAAAAGAGGTAATTAGATTAGTAAAAGGTTTACCTAAAATTGAACCTGGATATCAGGGAAATAAACCAGTTACAGTTCCCTATTCACTGCCAATACGATTTAAAGTTTCTTTCTAGATCAATAATTAATTTTCAATATCTTTACACTAGATATTTTTATTTCCTATGTTCGGCAAGAAAAAACAAACCTCATCTATAGACAAAGACCAATTAGAGCTTATTGAAAATGCTCAAAAACGTATTAAACAAAAAAAGCGTTTGTACATTCATTTTGTCATATTCTTAATCGGTGCTGTTTTTCTGATTATTGCTAACACCTTTTTGGGTATCGGCGAAGATTTTACAATTGCAGGAATTAATTGGTTTGTTTATGCTATTTTGGCTTGGTTATTTCTATTTATCTATCATTTCGTTAATGTGTTTATCACAAACAAATTCATGGGTAAAGACTGGGAAAAACAGCAACTTGATAAACTTGTTGCAAAGCAGCAACAACGCATTAATAAACTTGAAGAAAGACTTTCTACAAAAGATACAGGTGTAACAAAAGCTAAAGTCATAAAGGAGATAAAAACACCAATTGTTACTTCTAAAAAAAATAAGAATTCTGAGTTAACTATAATTGTAGCGGCAGGAGAAAACAATGCTATCGGTAAGGACAATGACCTTATCTGGCATTTGAGTGATGACCTTAAACGCTTTAAGCAATTAACAAACGGACATCATATTATCATGGGACGTAAAACGTTTGAAAGTTTTCCAAAACCTTTACCAAATCGAATTCATATTGTAATCACAAGGCAAGAAAAATATCAAGCGACCGATGGTGTTATAATCGTTAACTCATTGGCCGATGCTTTAGATGCCGCTCGTTCAGACAAAAATCCTTTTGTTATTGGTGGAGGTGAAATCTACAAACAAGCTATGCCTTTAGCAGACAAATTAGAGATTACTAGAGTACATGCTACTTTTGATGATGCAGACACCTTTTTTCCTGAAATAGATTCTAATTTATGGGAAGAAAAAAGTAGAATCACTCATGATGCAGACGAAAAGCATGCCCATGCGTTTTCTTTTATCACTTACGTAAAGAGATAATTTGATAATCTAGGCAACCATTGGTTGTCTATTTTCGTCTTTATTGGTATAGACCCTTTTTTCTATTTCGAATCAAATTTCTGATATATTGTAACGGATATTAGAAACTGTCGTCTTAATTATAACTATCAATCAAAAAAACCTAACCAATGAGCACATTAAAAATTTCCAATTTATCTAAAACTTACGCTAACGGTGTTAAAGCTTTAGACAATGTATCTTTAGAATTAGAAAATGGAATGTTTGGTCTTTTAGGACCAAATGGCGCAGGAAAATCATCACTAATGCGTACGCTAGCAACATTGCAAGAAGCAGATTCTGGCACAGCTACTTTAGACGATATAGACATCCTAAAACAACCTGCCGAATTACGTAAAGTCCTCGGATATTTACCACAAGAGTTTGGTGTGTATCCTCGTATTACTGCTGAGCAATTGCTTAATCATATAGCAGTATTAAAAGGTATTACCAATCCTAAAGAACGAAAATTACTGGTGAGATATCTACTGGACAAAGTGAATCTTTATGATAAACGAAACAAGTCTGTAAAAGGATTTTCTGGTGGTATGAAACAACGTGTTGGCATTGCTCAGGCACTCATTGGAAATCCAAAACTAATTATTGTAGATGAACCAACAGCAGGTTTAGATCCGGGAGAACGTAACCGTTTTTATAATCTCTTAGCTGATGTTGGTAAAGAAGTCATTGTAATTTTGTCTACACATATTGTTGAAGATGTACATGAACTTTGTACCAAAATGGCAATCATGAACTTTGGCGAAATTGTATATCACGGTTCTCCAAAAGATGCTACCGAAGCACTTAACGGTAAAGTATATCAAAAAATAGTAGGTAGAGATGAGCTAAAAACTTATGCTTCGGATTATAAGATTATCTCAAACAAAATGGTTGGTGGACAACCATTAATACATGTATTTAGTGAAGACCATCCGCAAAATGGTTTTGAACAAGTATCTCCAAATCTGGAGGATGTTTTCTTTTCAAAAATAAATACAGCAAACGTACTTGTTTAATCTTCACTAATCTTATTTATTATGTTTAAGACATTTTTTCTTTCAGAATTAAAGTATACACTGAAACAACCTATGGTGTATATTTTTATGTTTATTATAGGTTTATTAGAGTTTGGAGCTACTGTTAGTGACAACGTTCAAATTGGTGGTGCCATTGGAAATGTTAATATAAATTCCCCATACACCTTAACTATTCACGTTACCATATGGTGCATTTTTTCGTTATTAATGGCTGCTGCATTTTTTAATAATGCAGCTTTAAGAGACCACAACAACGAGTTTAACGAAATTTTATTTACAACACCTTTAAGCAAACCAGGCTACTTTTTTGGTCGCTTTTTTGGCGCACTTTTTATATCTACACTTCCCATCGTAGGTGCTTTTATTGGACTTATACTTGGCTATTGGCTTAATCTCGCCAATGAATGGGTAGACCCAAATCGTTTTGGTCCTTTTTACTTATCGGCTTTTGTAAATAATTACTTGCTATTCATATTACCAAATATGTTTTTAGCAGGAACTGTCATATTTGCTATGGCTAACAAATGGAAGAGTACTATAATTTCTTTTGTTGGTGGACTCGTAATTATTGTGGCTTATATTGTAGCAGGCTCATTCTCTTCTGATGTGGATAATGAAACTGTTGCCGCTTTAACAGATATGTTTGCAGTCAACACCTATCAAATCGAAACAAAGTACTTTACGCCTATTGAAAAGAACACTATAATTCCAGGATTTTCAGGTTTATTACTTTATAATCGTTTGATATGGATTAGTGTTGGCTTAATCATTTTAGCGTTATCTTATTTTAGTTTTTCATTTAAACAAAAAAATAAAAAAGTCAAAAAAGAAAAAACTAAGGCTTCAAAAGTTGAAACTATTTTCGCATTACCTAAGTTAAATCCATCTTTCAATCGTGCTACAAACTGGCAACAATTCAAAAGCTTTTTCTATACTAATTTCCTGAGTATTATTAAGAGTGTGACCTTTAAAATACTCTTCTTATTCTGTGTTATTATTTTGGTGACAGATTTAGCTGGTGGTTTCGAGTATTTTGGATTACAGTCTTATCCTGTAACCTATAAACTCGTAGATTCTATAAATGACAATACAAATATTTTCATCATAATAATAGTAATCTTTTTTAGTGGTGAACTCATTTGGCGTGATAGAGATTACAAAATAAATGAAGTTATAGATGCAACTGCACACACCTCATTTATCTCTATGGTAGCTAAAACCCTATCTCTTGTGAGTATTGCGACCATTCTTAACATGTTTTTTATCATTATTGGAGTTCTTTATCAATTACTCAATGGTTACACAGGTATAGAATTGGATGTCTATCTATTAGATTTCTTGTATAGCAATCTGCCTTTCTTTTTTGTGTTTGGTGCTATTTCTATATTAATACAAGTATTAGCCAGTAATAAGTATATCGGTTATTTTATAGCTGTTCTTATTTTATTTGGGCTGAATATAATTTTGAGTGTTTTTGATATTTACACGAACATGATGTATATCGCTGTTACGCCATCTACCCAATACTCAGACATGAATAATTTTGGACCTGGTCTCAAAGGTGCACTTTGGTTTAACCTATACTGGTGTCTATTTGCCATTATAGGATTATTAATTGCTGGTGCATTATGGAATCGTGGCTCAAAAAGCTCACTTTTAAACCGAATCAAAACAGCCCGAAAAGAAGTCCCAAAAAGTTATAGAGGTCTCATTATTGGCTCAGCTGTCGCATGGATTGCTGTTGCTGCATTTGTATATTATAATACGCAAGTTTTAAATCCGTATTACTCAGGAGACACACAAGAACAACTTGCTGTAGATTACGAAAAAACATACAGTAAATACAGAGATGTAGCTTCTCCAAAAATTACAGATGCAAAGTATTTTATTGATATTTTCCCTAACGAAAGAAGCATTTTGGTTAAAGCAGAGTTAGAAATGACTAATGCAACCAACAAGCCTCTTGATTCTATACATATCTATGGACAAGAAGATTGGGACATGACACTTAACATACCTAACGCCAAGCCTGTATTTAAAGACAGTACGTATTTTTTTACAATTTACAAGTTAACTCCTGCTTTACAGCCTGGAGATACGCTAATTGCTAAACTAGAGAATAATTATGTTACCAAAGGATTTAGTAATGGTCGAGGAAACACCAACATTATTAAAAACGGAACTTTTATAAATAATGGTGGTATTCTTCCTGTAATGGGTTATAATGAAGGTATTGAAATCAATGATAAGAATACGCGTAAAAAATATGACTTACCGGAAAAAGAACGTACTCCTGAGTTAACACCAGGTGTAACAGAATTACACATGGGCAATTACTTATCTGGCGAGCAAGGTGATTTTATAAATGTTGAAACCATTATTTCTACATCAAAAGACCAAACCGCAATAGCTCCAGGGTCATTAATAAAAACATGGGAAGAAAATGATAGACAGTATTTTCATTATAAAATAGACACACCATCGTTAAATTTCTATTCGTTTATATCTGCTGATTTTGAAATTGCTAAACGTAAATGGAATGGTGTAGATATCGAAATTTATCATGATAAAAAGCATACTGTAAATATTGACATGATGCTAGATGCTGTTCAGCGTTCATTAGAATATTACACCAAAAATTTTGGTCCTTATTATCACAAGCAAGCACGTATTATCGAGTTTCCTAGGTATGCAAATTTTGCTCAGGCATTCCCTGGCACAATGCCTTACTCTGAATCTTTTGGTTTTATAACAAATCTCGAGGATGAAACAGAAAACAATGTTATTGACTTTGTTATCGCTCATGAAAT
This DNA window, taken from Winogradskyella sp. PC-19, encodes the following:
- a CDS encoding NupC/NupG family nucleoside CNT transporter, producing MKHFLLAVAAIFFGLNISAQELEKEWQLNTGETFKLNDGSFNHNDLSGDYIRQNNLLVLYHNDSINTVERYKITELTDSTLVFGNSLKTFNLENIPEKLEINNSINPQDEIVPSQGFSLNSLWRGILGMVTLLFIAFLFSSNRKAINWKTIGIGLAFQLVIAVGVLKVEFVKTAFEFIGKGFIEILKFTQAGSQFLFGDMLNIDSFGYIFAFQVLPTIIFFSALTSVLFYLGIIQKVVKGMGWLLTKVLGISGAESLSVAGNIFLGQTEAPLLIKAYLEKMNKSEILLVMIGGMATVAGAVLAAYIGFLGGDDPELQLFYAKHLLAASVMAAPGAIVISKILFPQVEEINTDVSVSQEKIGSNILESIANGTTEGLRLAVNVGAMLLVFVAFIAMINGILGGIGEITSINEWVVANTPYQSLSLELILGYTFAPLMWLIGIAQEDMALMGQLLGIKLAASEFVGYIQLADLKDVTSATHLKYQKSVIMATYMLCGFANFASIGIQIGGIGSLAPGQRKQLSKFGIKALIGGTIASLISATIAGMIIG
- a CDS encoding ABC transporter permease/M1 family aminopeptidase, whose product is MFKTFFLSELKYTLKQPMVYIFMFIIGLLEFGATVSDNVQIGGAIGNVNINSPYTLTIHVTIWCIFSLLMAAAFFNNAALRDHNNEFNEILFTTPLSKPGYFFGRFFGALFISTLPIVGAFIGLILGYWLNLANEWVDPNRFGPFYLSAFVNNYLLFILPNMFLAGTVIFAMANKWKSTIISFVGGLVIIVAYIVAGSFSSDVDNETVAALTDMFAVNTYQIETKYFTPIEKNTIIPGFSGLLLYNRLIWISVGLIILALSYFSFSFKQKNKKVKKEKTKASKVETIFALPKLNPSFNRATNWQQFKSFFYTNFLSIIKSVTFKILFLFCVIILVTDLAGGFEYFGLQSYPVTYKLVDSINDNTNIFIIIIVIFFSGELIWRDRDYKINEVIDATAHTSFISMVAKTLSLVSIATILNMFFIIIGVLYQLLNGYTGIELDVYLLDFLYSNLPFFFVFGAISILIQVLASNKYIGYFIAVLILFGLNIILSVFDIYTNMMYIAVTPSTQYSDMNNFGPGLKGALWFNLYWCLFAIIGLLIAGALWNRGSKSSLLNRIKTARKEVPKSYRGLIIGSAVAWIAVAAFVYYNTQVLNPYYSGDTQEQLAVDYEKTYSKYRDVASPKITDAKYFIDIFPNERSILVKAELEMTNATNKPLDSIHIYGQEDWDMTLNIPNAKPVFKDSTYFFTIYKLTPALQPGDTLIAKLENNYVTKGFSNGRGNTNIIKNGTFINNGGILPVMGYNEGIEINDKNTRKKYDLPEKERTPELTPGVTELHMGNYLSGEQGDFINVETIISTSKDQTAIAPGSLIKTWEENDRQYFHYKIDTPSLNFYSFISADFEIAKRKWNGVDIEIYHDKKHTVNIDMMLDAVQRSLEYYTKNFGPYYHKQARIIEFPRYANFAQAFPGTMPYSESFGFITNLEDETENNVIDFVIAHEMGHQWWAHQLIGAEMQGGTMLSESFSQYSATMTMKGITENPMKMRDFLKYDHDRYLSGRSGERLKELPLYKVENQSYIHYGKGSVILYALQDYIGEDKVNNAMKSFLEEYRYNAPPYPSSHDFLRHLEPQIPDSLSYLIKDWFKEITLYDNRLKEATYKKLDNGKYQVKLDIESYKIKSDSLGNETRVPINDWVDVGFFMDNDEERLYEQRRLKFNKDKSTLTIELDSLPAKAAIDPRHILIDRVFKDNIKGLSIEE
- a CDS encoding energy transducer TonB encodes the protein MPEKVPVYKGCKPKWSNKKLKDCMSLKIAQYILSGFNSKEAVKKSGLISGADVTIFVFFKIDETGKVFDIKAKASRKALEKEVIRLVKGLPKIEPGYQGNKPVTVPYSLPIRFKVSF
- a CDS encoding bifunctional nuclease family protein → MSLVRLNIKGISYSQTQNGAYALILNEVDGDRKLPIVIGAFEAQSIAIALEKEIRPPRPLTHDLFKNFSDRFQIIVKQVIIHKLVDGVFYSSLICERDNIEEIIDARTSDAIALALRFQAPIFTYKNILDKAGIYLKVNPNKEEQDEDSILMDELIAEEIETTAFGDEDIYKDKSLEELHKLLDEAVNDEDYEVAAKIRDEISKR
- a CDS encoding ABC transporter ATP-binding protein, with the translated sequence MSTLKISNLSKTYANGVKALDNVSLELENGMFGLLGPNGAGKSSLMRTLATLQEADSGTATLDDIDILKQPAELRKVLGYLPQEFGVYPRITAEQLLNHIAVLKGITNPKERKLLVRYLLDKVNLYDKRNKSVKGFSGGMKQRVGIAQALIGNPKLIIVDEPTAGLDPGERNRFYNLLADVGKEVIVILSTHIVEDVHELCTKMAIMNFGEIVYHGSPKDATEALNGKVYQKIVGRDELKTYASDYKIISNKMVGGQPLIHVFSEDHPQNGFEQVSPNLEDVFFSKINTANVLV
- a CDS encoding thymidylate synthase; this translates as MKQYHDLVKHVLAEGNQKGDRTGTGTKSVFGYQMRFDLSEGFPMVTTKKLHLKSIIYELLWFLKGDTNINYLTENGVRIWNDWADENGDLGPVYGHQWRNWNDDEIDQIRDVIKTLKTSPNSRRMMVSAWNPSVMPDTSKSFSENVANGKAALPPCHAFFQFYVAEGKLSCQLYQRSADIFLGVPFNIASYALFTMMMAQVCGYQPGDFIHTFGDAHIYNNHMEQLELQLSRDIRPLPKMILNPEIKDIFEFDFEDFTLVDYNPHPHIKGVVAV
- a CDS encoding dihydrofolate reductase, with the translated sequence MFGKKKQTSSIDKDQLELIENAQKRIKQKKRLYIHFVIFLIGAVFLIIANTFLGIGEDFTIAGINWFVYAILAWLFLFIYHFVNVFITNKFMGKDWEKQQLDKLVAKQQQRINKLEERLSTKDTGVTKAKVIKEIKTPIVTSKKNKNSELTIIVAAGENNAIGKDNDLIWHLSDDLKRFKQLTNGHHIIMGRKTFESFPKPLPNRIHIVITRQEKYQATDGVIIVNSLADALDAARSDKNPFVIGGGEIYKQAMPLADKLEITRVHATFDDADTFFPEIDSNLWEEKSRITHDADEKHAHAFSFITYVKR
- a CDS encoding electron transfer flavoprotein subunit alpha/FixB family protein, whose product is MSVLVYTESENGKLKKAALECVSYAKAIADEMGTSVTAVTINADDADALGNFGASKVLNVKNDALSTFNAKKYASVIAEAAKQEGAKVAIVSSSADSKYLAPLLSVSLEAGYVSNVVEKPSSLAPFTVKRTAFTNKAFANTEISTDVKLIGLSNNSFGLVESGGSASVEEFSPAVADSEVSVESVDKAVGKVTIADADVVISGGRGLKGPENWGLVEDLAEVLGAATACSKPVSDLGWRSHGEHVGQTGKPVATNLYIAIGISGAIQHLAGISASKVKVVINTDPEAPFFKAADYGIVGDAFEVVPVLTEKLKAFKAQNA